In one Solanum dulcamara chromosome 1, daSolDulc1.2, whole genome shotgun sequence genomic region, the following are encoded:
- the LOC129881906 gene encoding nuclear transcription factor Y subunit B-1-like isoform X1 has product MAEPASPGGGGSHESGGDPSPQSNLREQDRYLPIANIGRIMKKALPANGKIAKDSKDTVQECVSEFISFITSEASDKCQKEKRKTINGDDLLSALATLGFEDYIEPLKVYLTRYREYMLFLWFLDNFFFWVAWINQWCCRWREMPRDLQGLEMHLLERI; this is encoded by the exons ATGGCGGAGCCGGCAAGTCCAGGAGGTGGCGGAAGCCATGAGAGTGGCGGTGACCCGAGTCCTCAGTCCAACTTGAGAGAACAGGACAGGTACCTACCGATCGCTAATATTGGACGCATAATGAAGAAGGCATTGCCTGCTAATGGAAAGATCGCTAAGGATTCTAAGGACACTGTTCAGGAATGCGTATCTGAGTTCATCAGTTTTATCACTAGCGA agCAAGTGACAAGTGTcagaaagagaagagaaagacgATCAATGGAGATGATTTACTATCAGCCCTGGCTACCTTAGGGTTTGAGGACTACATTGAACCACTCAAGGTCTATTTGACTAGGTACAGAGAG TACATGTTGTTTCTGTGGTTCCTGGACAACTTTTTCTTCTGGGTTGCATGGATCAATCAATGGTGTTGTAGATGGAG GGAGATGCCAAGGGATCTGCAAGGGTTGGAGATGCATCTGTTAGAAAGGATATAG
- the LOC129881906 gene encoding nuclear transcription factor Y subunit B-10-like isoform X2: MAEPASPGGGGSHESGGDPSPQSNLREQDRYLPIANIGRIMKKALPANGKIAKDSKDTVQECVSEFISFITSEASDKCQKEKRKTINGDDLLSALATLGFEDYIEPLKVYLTRYREVNGDAKGSARVGDASVRKDIVGSQLGSNTHFMYEGSFAQGLDYGNSQI, from the exons ATGGCGGAGCCGGCAAGTCCAGGAGGTGGCGGAAGCCATGAGAGTGGCGGTGACCCGAGTCCTCAGTCCAACTTGAGAGAACAGGACAGGTACCTACCGATCGCTAATATTGGACGCATAATGAAGAAGGCATTGCCTGCTAATGGAAAGATCGCTAAGGATTCTAAGGACACTGTTCAGGAATGCGTATCTGAGTTCATCAGTTTTATCACTAGCGA agCAAGTGACAAGTGTcagaaagagaagagaaagacgATCAATGGAGATGATTTACTATCAGCCCTGGCTACCTTAGGGTTTGAGGACTACATTGAACCACTCAAGGTCTATTTGACTAGGTACAGAGAGGTAAAT GGAGATGCCAAGGGATCTGCAAGGGTTGGAGATGCATCTGTTAGAAAGGATATAGTTGGAAGTCAGCTTGGGTCCAATACACAT TTCATGTATGAAGGTTCTTTTGCACAAGGCTTAGACTATGGAAACtcccaaatatga